A single region of the Corallococcus caeni genome encodes:
- a CDS encoding bifunctional lysylphosphatidylglycerol flippase/synthetase MprF, whose amino-acid sequence MADSPQDTTGDARERVLALLKRHGWNATSFQVLQPGFQYWFAPEGDGCIAYVDTGGAWVAGGGPIAAPERVHDVVAAFHRAARSAGRRVSFFATEARFSRLVPFEELPIGEQPVWDPANWERVVKGSRSLREQLRRARSHGVRVREVPAEVMETDGHPLRAAVEVLAEHWLASRRMATMGFLVGLAPGAFARERRAFVAEVEGRVVGFLSVTPVYARDGWFLQDLLREPTAPNGTAETLVDAAMRAAAVNGRRYVTLGLAPLAGPVRPWLRFARSAGRPLFDFEGLRSFKAKFRPDSWVPLYLSHPKDEPVTWAMYDALRAFARGSLVKFGLVTLLRRPRFFVRTLTALLVPWTALLALPMSAHWFPSPWVQHGWVVFDVALIVGLLLLLRRWRDGLATLLGRLTTADACLTLLQAVSFNAARARGPWDWSIIIASVLAPATASAMLLRSRDLRVPEP is encoded by the coding sequence ATGGCCGACTCCCCCCAGGACACCACGGGCGACGCGCGCGAGCGGGTGCTGGCGCTGCTCAAGCGCCACGGCTGGAACGCGACGTCCTTCCAGGTGCTCCAGCCGGGCTTCCAGTACTGGTTCGCGCCGGAGGGGGACGGGTGCATCGCCTACGTGGACACGGGCGGCGCGTGGGTGGCGGGAGGAGGCCCCATCGCCGCGCCGGAGCGCGTGCACGACGTGGTGGCGGCCTTCCACCGGGCGGCCCGGAGCGCGGGCCGGCGCGTGAGCTTCTTCGCCACGGAGGCGCGCTTCTCCCGGCTCGTCCCGTTCGAGGAGCTGCCCATCGGCGAGCAGCCCGTGTGGGACCCGGCGAACTGGGAGCGGGTGGTGAAGGGCAGCCGCAGCCTGCGTGAACAGCTCCGCCGCGCGCGCTCCCACGGCGTGCGCGTGCGCGAGGTCCCCGCCGAGGTGATGGAGACGGACGGCCACCCGCTGCGCGCGGCGGTGGAGGTGCTGGCCGAGCACTGGCTCGCGTCGCGCCGCATGGCGACCATGGGCTTTTTGGTGGGGCTGGCCCCGGGCGCCTTCGCCCGCGAGCGCCGCGCCTTCGTGGCGGAGGTGGAGGGCCGCGTGGTGGGCTTCCTGTCGGTGACGCCCGTGTACGCGCGCGACGGCTGGTTCCTCCAGGACCTCCTGCGCGAACCCACCGCGCCCAACGGCACCGCGGAGACGCTGGTGGACGCCGCGATGCGCGCCGCCGCCGTGAACGGGCGCCGGTACGTGACGCTGGGGCTGGCGCCGCTGGCCGGCCCGGTGCGGCCGTGGCTGCGGTTCGCGCGCAGCGCGGGGCGCCCGCTGTTCGACTTCGAGGGCCTGCGCTCCTTCAAGGCCAAGTTCCGCCCTGACTCCTGGGTGCCCCTCTATCTGTCCCACCCGAAGGACGAACCGGTGACGTGGGCGATGTACGACGCGCTCCGGGCCTTCGCGCGGGGCAGCCTGGTGAAGTTCGGGCTCGTGACGCTGCTGCGCCGGCCGCGCTTCTTCGTGCGCACGCTGACCGCGCTGCTGGTGCCGTGGACGGCGCTGCTCGCGCTGCCCATGAGCGCGCACTGGTTCCCCTCGCCGTGGGTGCAGCACGGCTGGGTGGTGTTCGACGTGGCGCTCATCGTGGGCCTGCTGCTGCTCTTGCGCCGCTGGCGCGACGGGCTGGCCACGCTGCTGGGACGGCTCACCACCGCGGATGCCTGTCTCACGTTGCTCCAGGCGGTCAGCTTCAACGCCGCCCGCGCGCGGGGCCCGTGGGACTGGAGCATCATCATCGCGTCGGTGCTCGCCCCGGCCACGGCGTCCGCCATGCTGCTGCGCTCCCGCGACCTGCGCGTCCCGGAGCCTTGA
- a CDS encoding cation:proton antiporter, with protein sequence MASASLANPSLTLGLSLVAGILAQLLARHLSVPGIVVLLSAGVLLGPEGLGLIQPASLGPALQTVVGFSVSVILFEGAMSLDVRKLRREARSIQRLVTLGAGVTAVGGTLAARALMGWDWMVSALFGTLVMVTGPTVITPLLRRVRVTHRVATVLEAEGIFVDAVGAIIAVVALDMALHAEEGPWLLVSALGSRWGVGLAVGGVTGLLITVGLRKSSWVPEDMTNVFALALVLGAFQVSNALAPESGVLAAIAAGLVVGNGKVPARREVLAFKEQLTLMLLGMLFILLAADMRLSQVTALGWRGLVTVLVLMLVVRPVAVAVSTTGSGLSRNEKAFIAWLGPRGIVAAAVASLFATRLGAQGVEEGQALRALVFLVIGVTVVVQGLSGGVVAGLLGVRRVVPKGYVLLGANALARQVAQALQARGEAVLLVDSSDATLKRAQQEGFRVLFGNGLDERTLLRAEPEGRQGFVGLTHNEGVNLLFAERVRALQRTARSYSALHRGHVGVSTDTVSATGGRVLFGAERDLDVWVARCEQGAVTRESWRLEAPQVEATVPPATGNLEEALVPLVLERPTGTVLFDETAVPVAGDRVDFLVAHGRREEAHAWLSSHGWRPVTSDVPIPDTLPTPAT encoded by the coding sequence ATGGCCTCCGCCTCCCTCGCGAATCCCTCCCTGACGCTGGGCCTGTCCCTGGTGGCGGGCATCCTGGCGCAGTTGTTGGCCCGGCACCTGAGCGTGCCTGGCATCGTCGTGCTGCTGTCCGCGGGCGTGCTGCTGGGGCCGGAAGGGCTGGGGCTCATCCAGCCCGCGTCCCTGGGCCCCGCGCTCCAGACCGTGGTGGGCTTCTCCGTGTCCGTCATCCTCTTCGAGGGCGCCATGAGCCTGGACGTGCGCAAGCTGCGCCGCGAGGCCCGCTCCATCCAGCGGCTCGTCACGCTGGGCGCTGGCGTCACCGCCGTGGGCGGCACCCTGGCCGCGCGCGCCCTCATGGGCTGGGACTGGATGGTGTCCGCCCTGTTCGGCACCCTGGTGATGGTCACCGGCCCCACCGTCATCACGCCGCTCTTGCGCCGCGTCCGCGTCACCCACCGCGTCGCCACCGTGCTGGAGGCCGAGGGCATCTTCGTGGACGCCGTGGGCGCCATCATCGCCGTGGTCGCGCTGGACATGGCGCTGCACGCGGAGGAAGGGCCGTGGCTGCTGGTGAGCGCGCTGGGCTCGCGCTGGGGCGTGGGGCTCGCGGTGGGCGGCGTGACGGGCCTCCTCATCACCGTGGGCCTGCGCAAGTCCTCCTGGGTGCCGGAGGACATGACCAACGTCTTCGCCCTGGCCCTGGTGCTGGGCGCCTTCCAGGTGAGCAACGCGCTCGCGCCGGAGAGCGGCGTGCTGGCCGCCATCGCGGCGGGCCTCGTGGTGGGCAACGGCAAGGTGCCCGCCCGCCGCGAGGTGCTCGCCTTCAAGGAGCAGCTCACGCTGATGCTCCTGGGCATGCTCTTCATCCTGCTGGCCGCGGACATGCGGCTGTCCCAGGTGACTGCGTTGGGCTGGCGCGGGCTCGTCACGGTGCTCGTGCTGATGCTGGTGGTGCGGCCCGTGGCCGTCGCCGTGTCCACCACCGGCTCCGGCCTGTCCCGCAACGAGAAGGCCTTCATCGCGTGGCTGGGCCCGCGCGGCATCGTCGCCGCCGCCGTGGCGTCGCTGTTCGCCACGCGCCTGGGAGCCCAGGGCGTGGAGGAGGGGCAGGCCCTGCGCGCGCTGGTGTTCCTGGTCATCGGCGTGACGGTGGTGGTGCAGGGGCTGTCCGGCGGAGTCGTGGCGGGGTTGCTGGGCGTGCGCCGCGTGGTGCCGAAGGGCTACGTCCTGCTGGGCGCGAACGCGCTCGCGCGGCAGGTGGCGCAAGCGCTCCAGGCGCGCGGCGAGGCCGTGCTGCTCGTGGACTCCAGCGACGCGACCTTGAAGCGCGCGCAGCAGGAGGGCTTCCGCGTCCTCTTCGGCAACGGGCTGGACGAGCGCACGCTCTTGCGTGCCGAGCCCGAAGGCCGCCAGGGCTTCGTGGGCCTCACCCACAACGAAGGCGTCAACCTCCTCTTCGCCGAGCGGGTGCGCGCCCTCCAGCGCACCGCCCGCAGCTACTCCGCCCTGCACCGGGGGCACGTCGGCGTATCCACCGACACCGTGAGCGCCACGGGCGGCCGCGTCCTCTTCGGCGCGGAGCGCGACCTGGACGTCTGGGTGGCCCGCTGTGAGCAGGGCGCTGTCACCCGCGAGTCCTGGCGCCTGGAGGCCCCGCAGGTGGAGGCCACCGTCCCTCCCGCCACCGGCAACCTGGAGGAGGCGCTCGTCCCGCTGGTGCTGGAGCGCCCCACGGGCACCGTGCTCTTCGACGAGACGGCCGTCCCCGTGGCCGGCGACCGCGTGGACTTCCTCGTCGCGCACGGACGGAGAGAGGAAGCCCATGCGTGGCTTTCATCCCATGGCTGGCGGCCCGTGACGTCTGACGTTCCAATCCCAGACACTCTCCCCACCCCGGCGACCTAG
- a CDS encoding alpha/beta fold hydrolase — protein sequence MNVLARNNVKVKGQGARPMVFSHGFGCDQNMWRFVAPAFEQDFRTVLFDHVGAGGSDIAAYDRNRYGTLDGYAEDVLEICRELRLEKVVFVGHSVSAMVGVLAAIKEPERFDKLVLIGPSPCYVNDGEYVGGFSREDILQLVESLDDNYLGWSSTMAPVIMGNPDRPELGAELTNSFCRMDPDIAKHFAKVTFLSDHRAELPKVQTPSLVLQCSNDVIAGEAVGQYVCRQLPAGQLVFLKATGHCPNLSAPEETVAAMKPFLGY from the coding sequence ATGAACGTCCTCGCCAGGAACAACGTCAAGGTGAAGGGGCAGGGCGCGCGGCCCATGGTGTTCTCCCATGGCTTCGGTTGTGACCAGAACATGTGGCGGTTCGTCGCGCCCGCGTTCGAGCAGGACTTCCGCACCGTGCTCTTCGACCACGTGGGGGCTGGCGGCTCGGACATCGCGGCCTACGACCGCAACCGGTACGGCACGCTGGACGGATACGCCGAGGACGTCCTGGAGATCTGCCGCGAACTGCGCCTCGAAAAGGTGGTCTTCGTCGGTCACTCGGTGAGCGCGATGGTGGGCGTGCTGGCGGCCATCAAGGAGCCGGAGCGCTTCGACAAGCTCGTGCTCATCGGCCCCTCGCCCTGCTACGTCAACGACGGCGAATATGTCGGAGGCTTCTCGCGCGAGGACATCCTGCAGCTGGTGGAGTCGCTCGACGACAACTACCTGGGCTGGTCCAGCACGATGGCGCCGGTCATCATGGGCAACCCGGACCGGCCCGAGCTTGGCGCGGAGCTCACCAACAGCTTCTGCCGCATGGATCCCGACATCGCGAAGCACTTCGCGAAGGTGACCTTCCTCTCCGACCACCGGGCCGAGCTCCCGAAGGTCCAGACGCCTTCGCTCGTGCTCCAGTGCTCGAACGACGTCATCGCGGGGGAGGCGGTGGGGCAGTACGTGTGTCGGCAACTGCCCGCGGGCCAGCTGGTCTTCCTCAAGGCGACCGGGCACTGTCCGAACCTGAGTGCTCCAGAAGAGACGGTCGCCGCGATGAAGCCGTTCCTGGGTTACTGA
- a CDS encoding PAS domain-containing hybrid sensor histidine kinase/response regulator produces MQGGADTEQEQEPSEDSAEELYENAPCGYLSTSPDGRIIKVNQTFLTWTGHSREALLGGKRFSELLTVAGRIFHETHYAPLLQMQGFVHELSLELVCADGRPLPALINSVQKKDALGRPRFVRTTLFNMTERKRYERELLLSRRKAEQLAQAKAALLATLSHELRNPLNAITAATRLLGMTPLSDKQAKYLRILGSASGNLLALVNDILDWSKIEAGRLSLEQREFSLRELLGDILNGQAARAEEKRLGLQTEFDERLPASLLGDPVKLGQILTNLVSNALKFTEKGGVKVSVALQSRDGDAYDLAFQVSDTGIGIPPDRLSAIFEEYTQANYDIGMKYGGTGLGLSISRKLVELHGSKLVVESEVGRGTRFSFHLRLKAVAKGAGAGTAPSGESSAQALRGLKVLVVEDNEVNTYVLARWFEHWGVSFDAVRNGREAVERLRQGGYELVLMDLHMPVLDGYDALKVIRQLPDERLRQIPIIAISASTRAWQESKVLASGFTDFIGKPFDEGVLFRKMARCTSREVPEAPAPPPEAALRASGAGEDSLVLAPDFSFTKLRQWAGGDARASSALARSSVQTLEQARLALTAALKKGARDEYERACEALAGTLHLLEAHGLAAALRRARALFTGNAPDAARVQAAAFAIDWEVENLVGALVAIASEADA; encoded by the coding sequence ATGCAAGGCGGCGCTGACACGGAACAGGAGCAGGAGCCTTCCGAGGACTCGGCGGAGGAACTCTATGAGAATGCTCCGTGCGGCTACCTGTCCACGAGCCCGGACGGGCGCATCATCAAGGTCAACCAGACCTTCCTGACCTGGACGGGCCATTCCAGGGAGGCGCTGCTCGGCGGCAAACGGTTCTCGGAGCTGCTCACGGTCGCGGGCCGCATCTTCCACGAGACCCACTACGCGCCCCTGCTCCAGATGCAGGGCTTCGTCCACGAGCTCTCGCTGGAGCTCGTCTGCGCGGACGGCCGTCCGCTGCCCGCGCTGATCAACTCCGTGCAGAAGAAGGACGCGCTCGGAAGGCCGCGGTTCGTGCGGACGACGCTCTTCAACATGACGGAGCGCAAGCGCTATGAGCGTGAGCTGCTGCTGTCCCGCCGGAAGGCCGAACAGCTGGCCCAGGCCAAGGCGGCGCTGCTCGCGACCCTCAGCCATGAGCTCCGCAACCCGCTCAACGCCATCACCGCCGCCACGCGGCTGCTGGGGATGACGCCGCTCTCCGACAAGCAGGCGAAGTACCTGCGCATCCTCGGCTCCGCGTCCGGCAACCTGCTGGCGCTGGTCAACGACATCCTGGACTGGAGCAAGATTGAAGCAGGCAGGCTCTCGCTGGAGCAGCGCGAGTTCTCCCTGCGCGAGCTGCTCGGCGACATCCTGAACGGCCAGGCCGCCCGGGCCGAGGAGAAGCGGCTGGGGCTCCAGACGGAGTTCGACGAGCGGCTCCCGGCCAGTCTGCTGGGGGATCCCGTCAAGCTCGGGCAGATCCTCACGAACCTCGTGAGCAACGCGCTCAAGTTCACGGAGAAGGGTGGGGTCAAGGTCAGCGTGGCCCTCCAGTCCCGGGACGGCGATGCGTATGACCTGGCCTTCCAGGTGAGCGACACGGGCATCGGGATTCCACCGGACCGCCTGTCCGCCATCTTCGAGGAGTACACCCAGGCGAACTACGACATCGGGATGAAGTACGGCGGGACGGGGCTGGGCCTCTCCATCAGCCGGAAGCTGGTGGAGCTGCATGGCAGCAAGCTGGTCGTGGAGAGCGAGGTGGGGAGGGGAACCCGCTTCTCCTTCCACCTGCGCCTGAAGGCCGTGGCGAAGGGCGCTGGCGCCGGCACGGCTCCCAGCGGCGAGTCGTCCGCGCAGGCCCTGCGGGGCCTGAAGGTGCTGGTGGTCGAGGACAACGAGGTCAACACCTACGTGCTCGCCCGTTGGTTCGAGCACTGGGGCGTTTCCTTCGACGCCGTCAGGAACGGGCGCGAGGCGGTGGAGCGCCTCCGCCAGGGCGGCTACGAGCTGGTGCTCATGGACCTGCACATGCCGGTGCTGGATGGCTACGACGCGCTGAAGGTCATCCGGCAGCTCCCGGACGAACGGCTCCGCCAGATTCCCATCATCGCCATCTCCGCCTCCACGCGGGCCTGGCAGGAGAGCAAGGTCCTGGCCTCGGGGTTCACGGACTTCATCGGCAAGCCCTTCGACGAGGGCGTCCTGTTCAGGAAGATGGCGCGGTGCACCTCCCGCGAGGTTCCAGAGGCGCCCGCGCCGCCGCCGGAAGCGGCCCTCCGCGCCTCCGGGGCCGGCGAGGACTCCCTGGTCCTGGCGCCCGACTTCAGCTTCACGAAGCTCCGGCAGTGGGCGGGGGGAGATGCGCGGGCGAGCTCCGCGCTGGCCCGCTCCTCCGTCCAGACGCTGGAGCAGGCCCGGCTGGCGCTCACGGCGGCGCTCAAGAAGGGCGCCCGCGACGAATACGAGCGCGCGTGCGAGGCCCTCGCGGGGACCCTGCACCTGCTCGAAGCGCACGGGCTCGCGGCGGCCCTCCGCCGGGCCCGGGCGCTGTTCACCGGCAACGCCCCGGACGCCGCGCGGGTGCAGGCCGCGGCGTTCGCCATCGACTGGGAGGTGGAGAACCTCGTCGGGGCGCTCGTCGCCATCGCGAGCGAGGCCGACGCCTGA
- a CDS encoding c-type cytochrome, producing the protein MNLRMKLLVVPCAALSFAGGVALATSPEAKPEPLPRHVLPASKDGNLVLGLCDGETSMEVPGVKDGQRLTRAQAITATAQLMDDWRKKNPDANWDDVPGPVLAQATPPAAKKSPPPAPQPNPGAKSSGNDVRQGGVGAQTGASAVPQQQKANLQTGHTYGAYSERDEQVWADSVQAAVKEGHRVFHDAEALGGTVGVSCDMCHPDGANTHPETYPKYQVQLGRVALLRDMINWCIENPVRGKPLADGDPKMRAMEAYIYAQRKGVKLEYGKH; encoded by the coding sequence ATGAACCTGCGAATGAAGCTGCTCGTGGTCCCGTGCGCGGCCCTGTCCTTCGCCGGCGGCGTGGCGCTCGCCACGTCTCCGGAAGCGAAGCCTGAGCCGCTGCCCAGGCACGTCCTGCCCGCGTCCAAGGACGGCAACCTGGTGCTGGGCCTGTGCGACGGTGAGACGTCCATGGAAGTCCCCGGCGTGAAGGACGGCCAGAGGCTCACGCGGGCCCAGGCCATCACCGCCACCGCGCAGTTGATGGATGACTGGCGCAAGAAGAACCCGGACGCGAACTGGGACGACGTGCCCGGCCCGGTGCTGGCGCAGGCCACGCCTCCGGCCGCGAAGAAGAGTCCTCCGCCCGCGCCCCAGCCCAACCCCGGCGCGAAGTCCTCGGGCAACGACGTGCGCCAGGGCGGCGTGGGCGCGCAGACGGGCGCGAGCGCGGTGCCCCAGCAGCAGAAGGCCAACCTCCAGACGGGCCACACCTACGGCGCCTACTCCGAGCGCGACGAGCAGGTGTGGGCGGACTCCGTGCAGGCCGCCGTGAAGGAAGGCCACCGCGTGTTCCATGACGCGGAGGCGCTGGGCGGCACGGTGGGCGTGTCGTGCGACATGTGCCATCCGGACGGCGCCAACACCCACCCGGAGACCTACCCGAAGTACCAGGTGCAGCTGGGCCGCGTGGCGCTGCTGCGCGACATGATCAACTGGTGCATCGAGAACCCGGTGCGCGGCAAGCCGCTGGCGGACGGCGACCCGAAGATGCGCGCGATGGAGGCGTACATCTATGCGCAGCGCAAGGGCGTGAAGCTGGAGTATGGCAAGCACTGA
- a CDS encoding metallophosphoesterase family protein: MGNKFQSIETKHYAEREAFFEGLKKLDRRAFMRVAGISAGIVAGMGKLTPNSFQLVNVAEAQGEKPKFSFAYISDTHLYENKLNDRFVRAILKAVDDVNALDPQPDFVLFGGDLAQLGQAGELKLGAQILKSVKAPIKMMVGEHDWFLDMGELWRDLFGAPNYSFDHKGVHFVVLNSIHEKDFWTERKLSPMERMKIVAGLDNGIQSRFEVGAEQRQWLQNDLAKVAKNTPLIVCSHSPLYKYYKPWNFWTDDADEVQALLKPYEKVTVIHGHTHQLLSNRIGNISFHGMLSTAWPWPYAPEGLPTLTVPMNRADPFSQFDGCGDGRMDVLESGLVDKLYNLWQRDPITVRASYLGSNGKQSAPPKPKLPTY; this comes from the coding sequence ATGGGCAACAAGTTCCAGAGCATCGAGACGAAGCACTACGCCGAGCGCGAGGCCTTCTTCGAGGGCCTGAAGAAGCTGGACCGCCGCGCCTTCATGCGCGTCGCCGGCATCTCCGCGGGCATCGTGGCGGGCATGGGCAAGCTCACGCCCAACAGCTTCCAGTTGGTCAACGTGGCGGAGGCGCAGGGGGAGAAGCCGAAGTTCTCCTTCGCGTACATCTCCGACACGCACCTGTACGAGAACAAGCTCAACGACCGCTTCGTGCGCGCCATCCTCAAGGCCGTGGACGACGTCAACGCGCTGGACCCCCAGCCGGACTTCGTCCTCTTCGGCGGTGACCTGGCGCAGCTGGGCCAGGCCGGCGAGCTCAAGCTGGGCGCTCAAATCCTCAAGTCCGTGAAGGCCCCCATCAAGATGATGGTGGGCGAGCACGACTGGTTCCTGGACATGGGCGAGCTGTGGCGCGACCTGTTCGGCGCGCCCAACTACTCCTTCGACCACAAGGGCGTGCACTTCGTGGTGCTCAACTCCATCCACGAAAAGGACTTCTGGACGGAGCGGAAGCTCTCCCCCATGGAGCGCATGAAGATCGTCGCCGGCCTGGACAACGGCATCCAGTCCCGCTTCGAAGTGGGCGCCGAGCAGCGCCAGTGGCTCCAGAACGACCTGGCCAAGGTGGCGAAGAACACGCCGCTCATCGTCTGCAGCCACTCGCCGCTCTACAAGTACTACAAGCCCTGGAACTTCTGGACCGACGACGCGGACGAGGTGCAGGCCCTGCTCAAGCCGTACGAGAAGGTCACCGTCATCCACGGCCACACGCACCAGCTCTTGAGCAACCGCATCGGCAACATCTCCTTCCACGGGATGCTGTCCACCGCGTGGCCGTGGCCGTACGCGCCCGAGGGCCTGCCCACGCTCACGGTGCCCATGAACCGCGCGGATCCGTTCAGCCAGTTCGACGGCTGCGGGGATGGCCGCATGGACGTGCTGGAGTCGGGGCTCGTGGACAAGCTCTACAACCTCTGGCAGCGCGACCCCATCACCGTGCGCGCCAGCTACCTGGGCTCCAACGGCAAGCAGTCCGCGCCCCCCAAGCCCAAGCTGCCCACCTACTAG
- a CDS encoding cytochrome-c peroxidase — MRLPSGVVTVLAVVLNSGVGLAASPPSRQAPSAPPPLPPGVSATLWRLSVPKGLEPTPERVALGEKLFREKRLSVDNTVACMTCHEPELGFTDGKPLSEGVKQQKVTRNSPTVLNALFNATQFWDGRAGTLEDQAKLPILNPREMGMPDADTVMKKVRGIPEYVTDFQAVFGREPTFDDLAVAIAAFERMQFSGDARFDRFIMGDSKALTASEKNGWALFNGKARCNSCHAGNAVSPLFSDQKFHNIGVAAHKQDFVTLARKGVQVVRTGDEKQIDELALNSEFSELGRFLVTQQENDVGSFKTPTLRNVGITGPYMHDGSLATLWDVMDHYNKGGVANPYLDGGMQRLGLTEPEIDDLVAFLFTLTDTKFDKLNKEQLTKQRARKNTRPERDTAIAMGKKGNLGDLAPNPDLSVKNPADLGIYGDVTPVTATKQR; from the coding sequence ATGCGGCTGCCTTCGGGCGTCGTCACGGTGCTCGCCGTGGTGCTCAACTCCGGCGTGGGACTGGCAGCGTCTCCGCCTTCGCGGCAGGCCCCCTCCGCACCTCCGCCGCTTCCGCCGGGCGTCTCCGCGACGCTGTGGCGGCTGTCGGTGCCCAAGGGCCTGGAGCCCACGCCGGAGCGGGTGGCTCTGGGAGAGAAGCTCTTCCGCGAGAAGCGCCTGTCGGTGGACAACACCGTGGCGTGCATGACGTGCCATGAGCCGGAGTTGGGCTTCACCGACGGCAAGCCGTTGTCGGAGGGCGTCAAGCAGCAGAAGGTGACGCGCAACAGCCCCACCGTGCTCAACGCCCTCTTCAACGCCACCCAGTTCTGGGACGGCCGCGCGGGCACGCTGGAGGACCAGGCGAAGCTGCCCATCCTCAACCCGCGGGAGATGGGCATGCCGGACGCGGACACCGTCATGAAGAAGGTGCGCGGCATCCCGGAGTACGTCACCGACTTCCAGGCGGTCTTCGGCCGCGAGCCCACCTTCGACGACCTGGCCGTCGCCATCGCCGCCTTTGAACGGATGCAGTTCTCCGGCGACGCGCGCTTCGACCGGTTCATCATGGGCGACAGCAAGGCGCTCACCGCGTCGGAGAAGAACGGCTGGGCGCTCTTCAACGGCAAGGCGCGCTGCAACTCCTGCCACGCGGGCAACGCCGTCTCCCCGCTGTTCAGCGACCAGAAGTTCCACAACATCGGCGTCGCCGCGCACAAGCAGGACTTCGTCACCCTGGCGCGCAAGGGCGTGCAGGTGGTGCGCACCGGCGACGAGAAGCAGATCGACGAGCTGGCGCTCAACTCGGAGTTCTCCGAGCTGGGCCGCTTCCTCGTCACCCAGCAGGAGAACGACGTGGGCTCGTTCAAGACGCCCACCCTGCGCAACGTGGGCATCACCGGCCCGTACATGCACGACGGGTCGCTCGCCACGCTGTGGGACGTGATGGACCACTACAACAAGGGCGGCGTGGCCAATCCCTACCTGGACGGAGGGATGCAGCGCCTGGGGCTCACGGAGCCTGAAATCGACGACCTGGTGGCGTTCCTCTTCACGCTCACGGACACGAAGTTCGACAAGCTCAACAAGGAGCAGCTGACGAAGCAGCGCGCCCGGAAGAACACCCGGCCGGAGCGGGACACCGCCATCGCCATGGGCAAGAAGGGCAACCTGGGCGACCTGGCGCCCAACCCGGACCTGAGCGTGAAGAATCCGGCGGACCTGGGCATCTACGGCGACGTCACCCCGGTGACGGCCACGAAGCAGCGGTAA